The following proteins are co-located in the Agromyces laixinhei genome:
- a CDS encoding ArsR/SmtB family transcription factor, with translation MVQQVALDPSLLDRAFAALSDETRRGILTRLGSGPATITELAEPSGMTLTGIRKHVDVLEAAGLVSTEKVGRARQVTLGTERLDDAMAWITFYQRLWARRLDGLDAYFTLAKGTES, from the coding sequence TGGTTCAGCAAGTTGCACTCGATCCGTCGCTCCTCGACCGGGCGTTCGCCGCCCTCTCCGACGAGACACGACGCGGCATCCTGACCCGGCTCGGCTCCGGCCCCGCCACGATCACCGAGCTCGCCGAACCGAGCGGCATGACCCTCACCGGCATTCGCAAGCACGTCGACGTGCTCGAGGCCGCCGGCCTCGTCTCGACCGAGAAGGTCGGGCGCGCACGCCAGGTCACCCTCGGCACCGAGCGACTGGACGATGCCATGGCATGGATCACCTTCTATCAACGGCTCTGGGCACGCCGGCTCGACGGCCTCGACGCCTACTTCACCCTCGCGAAAGGAACGGAATCATGA
- a CDS encoding SRPBCC family protein — MSETERNATAETIGIRLERQLPATPEQVFDAYTDAEKQKIWFSILDEEPGVVEIEVDLRVGGTQTAVWGPNSETLFREVQTFLEIDRPHRLVTESTGVEPDGNSMTTHIVVTFEANAGGTLMIVEQTGFPTPEVRDFFQTQVWVGAFDRIEAYLTRG; from the coding sequence ATGAGCGAGACGGAACGCAACGCCACCGCCGAGACCATCGGCATCCGACTCGAACGGCAGCTGCCCGCCACCCCCGAGCAGGTCTTCGACGCCTACACCGACGCCGAGAAGCAGAAGATCTGGTTCTCGATCCTCGACGAGGAGCCCGGCGTCGTCGAGATCGAGGTCGATCTGCGCGTCGGCGGCACCCAGACGGCGGTGTGGGGTCCGAACAGCGAGACGCTGTTCCGAGAGGTGCAGACGTTCCTCGAGATCGATCGACCGCATCGGCTCGTCACCGAATCGACCGGCGTCGAGCCCGACGGCAACAGCATGACCACGCACATCGTGGTCACCTTCGAGGCCAACGCGGGCGGCACGCTCATGATCGTCGAGCAGACCGGCTTTCCGACGCCCGAGGTGCGCGACTTCTTCCAGACCCAGGTCTGGGTCGGCGCCTTCGACCGCATCGAGGCCTACCTCACCCGCGGCTGA
- a CDS encoding BadF/BadG/BcrA/BcrD ATPase family protein, with protein sequence MNATSTLAIDAGQSGIKVRHTDAAGTGEWSAPGVRTDLPLLPQLVRVIEQAHEGGRTTERIGLGVSGLTEEESDAGYLLAAATPIGARSVHLAHDSITAYLGALGDERGVVVAAGTGVVTLAAGAADIARVDGWGHIMGDAGSGYWLGRACLDAVMRAYDGRGDATALSEVVRADFPDLEAAYIELQGDPERVRRVASYARAVADAAAAGDAVAARIVADGARELAASAFAGLRRVGEVNAPDVRVRGVGGLFLGDVLGREFAAAIRSEIPGAEVRLGEAHPLDGAAALADVAPTSALAAHIAVATSLLE encoded by the coding sequence GTGAATGCGACGAGCACCCTCGCGATCGATGCCGGCCAGTCGGGCATCAAGGTCAGGCATACGGATGCCGCGGGCACCGGTGAGTGGTCGGCCCCCGGCGTCCGCACCGACCTGCCGCTGCTGCCGCAACTCGTGCGCGTCATCGAGCAGGCGCACGAGGGCGGCCGCACGACCGAGCGCATCGGCCTCGGCGTCTCGGGGTTGACGGAGGAGGAGTCGGACGCCGGCTACCTGCTCGCCGCCGCGACGCCGATCGGCGCCCGCAGTGTGCACCTCGCCCACGACTCGATCACGGCCTACCTCGGTGCCCTCGGCGACGAGCGCGGCGTCGTCGTCGCGGCAGGCACCGGGGTCGTGACACTCGCCGCCGGTGCTGCCGACATCGCGCGCGTCGACGGATGGGGTCACATCATGGGCGACGCCGGCAGCGGCTACTGGCTCGGCCGGGCGTGCCTCGACGCGGTCATGCGCGCCTACGACGGCCGCGGCGACGCGACCGCGCTGAGCGAGGTCGTGCGTGCGGACTTTCCCGACCTCGAGGCGGCGTACATCGAACTGCAGGGCGACCCCGAGCGAGTGCGGCGGGTGGCATCGTATGCGCGTGCGGTCGCCGATGCAGCTGCCGCAGGCGACGCGGTCGCCGCGCGGATCGTCGCCGACGGGGCGCGTGAGCTCGCGGCATCCGCGTTCGCGGGTCTTCGCCGTGTCGGTGAAGTCAACGCACCCGATGTGCGAGTGCGCGGGGTCGGCGGCCTCTTCCTCGGAGATGTGCTCGGGCGCGAGTTCGCCGCGGCGATCCGCTCCGAGATCCCCGGCGCGGAGGTGCGCCTGGGCGAGGCGCACCCGCTCGACGGTGCCGCCGCGCTCGCCGACGTCGCGCCGACGAGCGCGCTCGCGGCGCACATCGCCGTCGCGACATCGTTGCTCGAGTAG
- a CDS encoding type II toxin-antitoxin system PemK/MazF family toxin codes for MTETELAPGVIAWAALEPVRGREQGGHRPVLVIASAGYLDAVTTLVIALPITTTDRGWPNHIRVDGPNGLDRPSWIMTEQPHTLSRDRFTRIAGQISTDCLTSVRTWLGDFLDV; via the coding sequence GTGACAGAGACCGAGCTCGCTCCTGGCGTCATCGCCTGGGCTGCACTCGAGCCGGTTCGCGGTCGGGAGCAAGGTGGCCATCGCCCGGTGTTGGTCATCGCCTCCGCCGGATATCTTGACGCCGTCACAACGCTCGTCATCGCGTTACCGATCACGACGACTGACCGCGGATGGCCCAACCACATCCGCGTCGACGGTCCCAACGGTCTCGACCGGCCGTCCTGGATCATGACCGAGCAGCCGCATACCCTTTCGCGCGACCGATTCACGCGAATCGCCGGTCAGATCTCGACAGACTGTCTTACCTCGGTCCGAACGTGGCTCGGTGACTTTCTCGACGTCTGA
- a CDS encoding phospholipase D-like domain-containing protein codes for MPVSIGGVELYMGPAAVGGPDDLDQAIRDFIDGAEHSLAIAVQEIDSRPITQAILAAKLRGVRVRVILEGDYLTEEKALADPWAVTGAHEENRVILGALLKARVDVISDLNPKIFHQKFIVRDSGKPAAAVLTGSTNFTLTDTGKNEEAGIGAGQNLNHLVVLHGRRAATEYLREFERMRSGTFGDLHERVEPRPKEFDLPEVRVKPLFAPRHGPEMEIMKQMLKAKDSIDFAMFTFAQSSGIDDTMIRLRPLVTRIRGVLDRDQGAAKWAATSDLGNGDVELFSNRRNTGVRKLHHKLMVIDERLIIAGSFNYTAPANTMNDENILVIGDLEEDQGSAADVAQRELARYALAEIDRIIDDLSSPVPVVP; via the coding sequence ATGCCGGTCAGCATCGGGGGAGTGGAGCTGTACATGGGGCCGGCCGCGGTCGGCGGCCCAGACGATCTCGACCAGGCGATCCGCGACTTCATCGACGGCGCCGAGCACAGCCTCGCGATCGCCGTGCAGGAGATCGACTCGCGGCCGATCACCCAGGCGATCCTTGCGGCGAAGCTGCGCGGTGTGCGGGTCAGGGTGATTCTCGAGGGCGACTACCTCACCGAAGAGAAGGCACTCGCCGACCCCTGGGCCGTCACCGGGGCGCACGAGGAGAACCGCGTCATCCTGGGTGCGCTGCTGAAGGCGCGCGTCGACGTGATCAGCGACCTCAACCCGAAGATCTTCCACCAGAAGTTCATCGTCCGCGATTCCGGCAAGCCGGCGGCGGCGGTGCTCACCGGCTCGACGAACTTCACGCTCACCGACACCGGCAAGAACGAAGAGGCCGGCATCGGCGCGGGCCAGAACCTCAACCACCTCGTCGTGCTCCACGGCCGCCGCGCCGCCACCGAGTACCTGCGCGAGTTCGAGCGCATGCGTTCGGGCACGTTCGGCGACCTGCACGAGCGGGTCGAGCCGAGGCCCAAGGAGTTCGATCTGCCAGAGGTGCGGGTCAAGCCCCTCTTCGCCCCGCGGCACGGACCCGAGATGGAGATCATGAAGCAGATGCTGAAGGCGAAGGACTCGATCGACTTCGCGATGTTCACCTTCGCCCAGTCGTCGGGCATCGACGACACCATGATCCGCCTGCGTCCACTCGTCACGCGCATCCGCGGTGTGCTCGACCGCGACCAGGGAGCCGCGAAATGGGCGGCGACGAGCGACCTCGGCAACGGCGACGTCGAGCTCTTCTCGAACCGCCGCAACACGGGCGTGCGCAAGCTCCACCACAAGCTCATGGTCATCGACGAGCGGCTCATCATCGCGGGCAGCTTCAACTACACGGCGCCCGCCAACACCATGAACGACGAGAACATCCTCGTGATCGGCGACCTCGAGGAAGACCAGGGCAGTGCAGCGGATGTCGCACAGCGCGAGCTCGCCCGCTACGCCCTCGCCGAGATCGACCGCATCATCGACGACCTCTCGTCGCCGGTGCCCGTCGTGCCCTGA
- a CDS encoding carbohydrate kinase family protein has protein sequence MSAPIVISGPAAWNRIVYLEHLPEPVPHMQFALDDYETVGGTSAGKALGLAGLGRPVLLHTLIGDDVEGRRVQGALEASGVELASLTAARTESHLNLMTHAGERVSLYLSAPADPGTPPSTELTNAMTDAPAIVLDLSERSRGLIGAARASGRPIWTDIHDYDGSAEFHRPFIDAADWIFMNADRIGPDPRPFMEECVRGGASVVVCTLGAHGAIAVSRAAAAADADSDSDAGGDAGGDADAGRMSLTEVAAEATRVLDTNGAGDAFMAGVLDAHLGGAALADALRAGARHAATVLTTRHLHPVLDGVLAVG, from the coding sequence ATGAGCGCTCCCATCGTCATCTCGGGCCCGGCCGCCTGGAACCGCATCGTCTACCTCGAGCACCTGCCCGAGCCCGTGCCGCACATGCAGTTCGCCCTCGACGACTACGAGACCGTCGGCGGCACCTCGGCCGGCAAGGCGCTCGGGCTCGCCGGGCTCGGGCGGCCCGTGCTGCTGCACACCCTGATCGGTGACGACGTCGAGGGGCGTCGCGTGCAGGGTGCGCTCGAGGCATCCGGAGTCGAACTCGCGAGCCTCACGGCCGCGCGCACCGAGAGCCATCTGAACCTGATGACGCACGCGGGCGAGCGCGTCTCGCTCTACCTCAGCGCGCCCGCCGACCCGGGCACGCCGCCATCGACCGAACTGACGAATGCGATGACGGATGCCCCGGCGATCGTGCTCGACCTCTCCGAGCGTTCGCGCGGACTCATCGGCGCGGCGCGGGCGTCCGGCCGGCCGATCTGGACGGACATCCACGACTACGACGGAAGCGCCGAGTTCCACCGACCGTTCATCGACGCGGCCGACTGGATCTTCATGAACGCCGACCGCATCGGCCCCGACCCGAGGCCGTTCATGGAGGAGTGCGTGCGCGGCGGGGCATCCGTCGTCGTGTGCACGCTGGGAGCGCACGGCGCGATCGCGGTCAGCCGCGCGGCTGCCGCGGCCGATGCCGACAGTGACAGTGACGCAGGCGGTGACGCAGGCGGTGACGCAGACGCCGGGCGGATGTCGCTGACCGAAGTCGCCGCGGAGGCGACCCGGGTGCTCGACACCAACGGGGCCGGCGACGCGTTCATGGCCGGAGTGCTCGATGCCCACCTCGGCGGCGCCGCACTGGCCGATGCGCTCCGGGCGGGCGCCCGGCACGCGGCGACGGTGCTGACCACGCGGCACCTGCACCCGGTGCTCGACGGAGTACTCGCCGTCGGCTGA
- a CDS encoding LPXTG cell wall anchor domain-containing protein, which yields MKRTRSLASAATFAIACGALIGGAGTAATAAPMDESPAGVTIRVEIGELECSGAECGGSLAQTGPADGVLPAALGLVLAGAALVAVNRRSRAHE from the coding sequence ATGAAGAGGACCCGCAGCCTGGCATCCGCGGCGACGTTCGCGATCGCCTGCGGGGCGCTCATCGGCGGTGCAGGCACCGCCGCGACTGCAGCTCCGATGGATGAGAGCCCGGCGGGTGTGACCATCCGCGTCGAGATCGGCGAACTGGAGTGTTCCGGTGCCGAGTGCGGAGGGTCGCTCGCGCAGACCGGGCCCGCCGACGGCGTGCTTCCGGCCGCGCTCGGTCTCGTGCTCGCCGGTGCCGCCCTGGTCGCCGTCAATCGCAGATCTCGCGCACACGAGTAG
- a CDS encoding HNH endonuclease signature motif containing protein: MEHALTARIAEVADQVGDLLEAASEEAASALASARDIELLELVAQIERLGRFTDALRVHAAGEVEHRSRPSLGHEGLAAKKGCTSAVELVERLTRVSRQTARARLKLGAAVRRTSTLLGIAMPPRFERVAAGFHTGELGIDSAVAITKALNAVLPHHANGDLDGVRAAEHELVCAAIGVAAAPGAEVAAPATATETRMQAAVWAEVLDPDGAEPSHRQWAARGFEFLPARDGLVPVRGALLPEVAGIVRRVFDSITNFRQSAGFMPVCDHDEAGSAEGKAERADDGSEEAGSVHTGSVHTGSAHTGSAHTEPVHAESEASGRKDPRTRAQRQHDAIATVFDIAARADELPTLGGASPTLVVTVLTDDFRVGHGVGHVDGIDEPISMRAVEQHASANGIQRVTLAANGQIVGIGTTERRFNRAQRRALAVRDGGCIIPGCDTPAWATEAHHVIPWWHGGPTHTDNGVLLCWFHHRSIDSSGWRIRIVNGAPEVMPPPGMGPQQWRGSTVSPARRADALARQRAGPAATTAVA; encoded by the coding sequence ATGGAGCACGCCCTCACCGCTCGCATCGCAGAGGTCGCCGATCAGGTCGGCGACCTCCTCGAGGCCGCGAGCGAAGAGGCGGCTTCGGCGCTGGCCTCGGCGCGTGACATCGAACTGCTCGAACTCGTCGCTCAGATCGAACGACTCGGCCGCTTCACCGACGCGCTGCGCGTGCACGCTGCGGGCGAGGTCGAGCACCGCTCCCGCCCCTCGCTCGGTCACGAAGGCCTCGCGGCGAAGAAGGGCTGCACGAGCGCGGTCGAACTCGTCGAACGCCTCACCCGGGTGTCGCGGCAGACCGCGCGCGCTCGCCTCAAGCTCGGTGCCGCCGTCCGCCGCACCTCGACGCTGCTCGGCATCGCGATGCCTCCCCGCTTCGAGCGCGTCGCCGCGGGGTTCCATACCGGTGAGCTCGGCATCGACTCGGCGGTCGCGATCACGAAGGCGCTCAACGCGGTGCTTCCGCACCACGCCAACGGCGACCTCGACGGTGTGCGCGCGGCCGAACACGAACTCGTCTGCGCCGCGATCGGTGTGGCTGCCGCGCCCGGCGCCGAGGTCGCAGCCCCAGCTACGGCCACCGAGACGCGCATGCAGGCCGCCGTGTGGGCCGAGGTGCTCGACCCCGACGGCGCCGAGCCGTCGCACCGGCAGTGGGCAGCCCGGGGCTTCGAGTTCCTCCCCGCCCGAGACGGCCTCGTTCCTGTGCGGGGTGCACTGCTGCCCGAGGTGGCCGGCATCGTGCGGCGCGTGTTCGACTCCATCACCAACTTCCGGCAGTCGGCCGGATTCATGCCCGTCTGTGACCACGACGAGGCCGGGTCGGCAGAAGGCAAGGCCGAACGGGCTGACGACGGGTCCGAAGAGGCCGGATCTGTGCACACGGGGTCTGTGCACACTGGGTCGGCGCACACTGGGTCGGCGCACACCGAGCCGGTGCACGCGGAGTCCGAGGCATCCGGCCGCAAAGACCCCCGCACCCGCGCCCAGCGCCAGCATGACGCGATCGCCACCGTCTTCGACATCGCGGCGCGAGCCGATGAGCTGCCGACCCTCGGCGGTGCGTCACCGACGCTCGTGGTCACGGTGCTCACAGACGACTTCCGCGTCGGCCACGGCGTCGGCCACGTCGACGGCATCGACGAACCGATCTCGATGCGGGCGGTCGAGCAGCACGCGAGCGCGAACGGCATCCAGCGCGTCACGCTCGCCGCCAACGGCCAGATCGTCGGCATCGGCACGACCGAGCGACGCTTCAATCGCGCGCAACGGCGCGCCCTCGCCGTACGCGACGGCGGCTGCATCATTCCGGGGTGCGATACTCCGGCCTGGGCCACCGAGGCGCACCACGTCATCCCGTGGTGGCACGGCGGCCCCACCCACACCGACAACGGCGTGTTGCTCTGCTGGTTCCACCATCGCAGCATCGACAGCTCGGGGTGGCGCATCCGCATCGTCAACGGCGCGCCCGAAGTGATGCCGCCGCCGGGCATGGGCCCACAGCAGTGGCGCGGCTCGACGGTGTCACCCGCTCGGCGTGCCGATGCGCTCGCCCGACAACGGGCCGGTCCGGCCGCCACCACAGCAGTCGCCTGA
- a CDS encoding cupin domain-containing protein, translated as MVLRHERSGVADDDVYWHESIEGSSIGSEVSLIMTYSSKDGSGPRLHLHPYSETFVIRHGRALFTVGDEQLEAVGGQVLVVPAQTPHKFVIIGPEAMISTHIHASPTFITEWLE; from the coding sequence ATGGTTCTGCGACACGAACGCAGCGGCGTCGCCGACGATGATGTCTACTGGCACGAGTCGATCGAGGGTTCGTCGATCGGCTCCGAGGTGTCACTCATCATGACGTACAGCTCGAAAGACGGCTCCGGGCCACGACTGCACCTGCATCCGTATTCGGAGACCTTCGTCATCCGGCACGGCCGGGCGCTGTTCACGGTCGGCGACGAGCAGTTGGAGGCGGTCGGCGGTCAGGTGCTCGTCGTGCCGGCGCAGACGCCTCACAAGTTCGTGATCATCGGACCGGAGGCCATGATCTCAACGCACATCCACGCGAGCCCGACGTTCATCACCGAGTGGCTCGAGTGA
- a CDS encoding DNA-3-methyladenine glycosylase family protein, whose translation MIADHALDWRPRHPTDLRQTLGALRRGGGDPAFHLDTGGAVWRTTRTGEGDATLRLTQPDAETLRCEAWGPGAGAAVAQAPELLGDADDPSGFEPRLPLIDDAHRRNPGLRIPRTAQVFEALAATILEQKVITLQAHDSWRRLLTRFGSPAPGPTPRPMRVAPSPEAWRTIPSWEWHRAGVDPKRARTLRNAAGYAPKLEAVVAMSPADAAARLTLMPGVGPWTIAEVAQRALGDADALSVGDYHLANYVGHALAGRDMTDDEMLETLEPWRGHRYRVVRLLGAAGVPGRPRRGPRMAFVDHRAI comes from the coding sequence GTGATCGCCGACCATGCCCTCGACTGGCGGCCGCGGCATCCGACCGATCTGCGGCAGACGCTCGGCGCGCTGCGGCGCGGTGGCGGCGACCCTGCGTTCCACCTCGACACGGGCGGCGCCGTCTGGCGCACCACTCGCACCGGCGAGGGCGACGCGACGTTGCGCCTGACCCAACCCGACGCTGAGACGCTGCGCTGTGAGGCGTGGGGCCCGGGTGCGGGTGCGGCGGTCGCGCAGGCGCCCGAACTGCTCGGCGACGCCGACGACCCGTCGGGGTTCGAGCCGAGATTGCCGCTCATCGACGACGCGCACCGGCGCAACCCCGGCCTGCGGATCCCGCGCACGGCGCAGGTCTTCGAGGCGCTCGCCGCGACGATCCTCGAGCAGAAGGTCATCACGCTGCAGGCACACGATTCGTGGCGCCGGCTGTTGACCCGCTTCGGGTCACCCGCGCCGGGGCCCACGCCACGGCCGATGCGGGTCGCGCCCTCGCCCGAGGCGTGGCGCACCATCCCGAGCTGGGAGTGGCATCGCGCGGGCGTCGACCCGAAGCGGGCGCGCACGCTGCGCAACGCCGCCGGATACGCGCCGAAGCTCGAAGCGGTGGTCGCGATGAGCCCAGCGGATGCCGCTGCTCGCCTCACCCTCATGCCGGGCGTCGGCCCGTGGACCATCGCCGAGGTCGCCCAGCGCGCATTGGGTGACGCCGATGCGCTCTCGGTGGGCGACTACCACCTCGCCAACTATGTCGGACACGCGCTCGCGGGCCGCGACATGACCGACGACGAGATGCTCGAGACGCTCGAGCCGTGGCGCGGCCACCGTTACCGCGTCGTGCGGCTGCTCGGCGCGGCCGGGGTGCCGGGTCGACCGCGCCGCGGGCCGCGCATGGCCTTCGTCGATCACCGGGCGATCTGA
- a CDS encoding pentapeptide repeat-containing protein codes for MPRDLRPRPPRIDEIVAGELLEGDIADLGAGDRVEGVQYRGGDLSERDLTGVTIGECELVGVSAHDTLLRGAVITETVIERLEAPVLRAPRARLRDVLVAGSRIGSVEFYDNNWQSVRFVGCKLGFMNLRGAELRDIRFTDCTIDELDLGNARAERIAFEHCDVRSLDVTGAKLGDVDLRGLDLAAIAGLEGLKGATMDGMQVALLATSFATHFGIRVVE; via the coding sequence ATGCCGAGAGACCTTCGGCCCAGGCCACCCCGCATCGACGAGATCGTGGCCGGCGAGCTCCTCGAGGGCGACATCGCCGATCTCGGCGCCGGCGACCGGGTCGAAGGGGTGCAGTACCGCGGCGGCGACCTCTCCGAACGTGATCTGACCGGCGTCACGATCGGCGAGTGCGAGCTCGTCGGGGTGTCGGCCCACGACACGCTCCTCCGCGGCGCCGTGATCACCGAGACCGTGATCGAGCGGCTCGAGGCCCCGGTGCTGCGGGCGCCCCGAGCGAGACTGCGCGACGTGCTCGTCGCGGGCTCTCGCATCGGATCGGTCGAGTTCTACGACAACAACTGGCAGTCGGTGCGTTTCGTCGGCTGCAAGCTCGGCTTCATGAACCTGCGAGGTGCGGAACTCCGCGACATCCGCTTCACCGACTGCACCATCGACGAACTCGACCTCGGCAACGCGAGGGCCGAGCGCATCGCGTTCGAGCACTGCGACGTGCGATCACTCGACGTGACCGGCGCGAAGCTCGGCGACGTCGATCTGCGCGGCCTCGACCTCGCCGCGATCGCCGGTCTCGAGGGCCTGAAGGGCGCCACGATGGACGGCATGCAGGTCGCGCTGCTCGCCACGAGCTTCGCGACGCATTTCGGCATCCGCGTCGTCGAGTGA
- a CDS encoding transposase yields MYRVLTEKRQVRERRRLASHPPRKVPELIATGPGQVYSWDITKLAGPVKGTYYDAYVMIDIFSRYIVGAIVHACEDGLLAKEMMLDAFGIHGTPEVVHSDGGPSMTSKTVRTLLADLGVTASRSRPQVSNDNPYSESLFKTMKYLPVFPDRFGSLIEAREFLGEFVHAYNHHHRHSGIGMHTPADVHYGHADAIDRDRDAALEAARRAHPERFGTRAQARPKLLNRDPATWINQPPADEMQLAA; encoded by the coding sequence ATGTACCGGGTCCTGACCGAGAAGCGGCAGGTCCGCGAGCGGCGCCGGCTGGCGTCGCATCCGCCGCGGAAGGTGCCGGAGCTGATCGCGACCGGGCCCGGGCAGGTGTACTCGTGGGACATCACGAAACTCGCAGGCCCCGTCAAGGGCACGTACTACGACGCGTACGTGATGATCGACATCTTCTCCCGCTACATCGTGGGCGCGATCGTGCACGCGTGCGAGGACGGCCTGCTCGCGAAAGAGATGATGCTGGACGCGTTCGGAATCCACGGCACCCCCGAGGTCGTGCACTCCGACGGCGGCCCATCGATGACGTCGAAGACCGTCAGAACCCTGCTCGCTGACCTCGGCGTGACCGCGTCCAGGTCCCGCCCGCAAGTGTCCAACGACAACCCGTACTCGGAGTCGCTGTTCAAGACGATGAAGTACCTGCCCGTCTTCCCCGACCGGTTCGGCTCCCTCATCGAAGCCCGCGAGTTCCTGGGCGAGTTCGTCCACGCATACAACCATCACCACCGGCATTCGGGGATCGGTATGCATACCCCCGCCGACGTGCACTACGGCCACGCCGACGCCATCGACCGTGATCGCGACGCCGCGCTCGAGGCTGCCCGCCGCGCGCACCCGGAACGGTTCGGCACCCGCGCACAGGCACGGCCGAAGCTCCTCAACCGGGACCCCGCCACCTGGATCAACCAGCCACCAGCCGACGAGATGCAACTCGCCGCCTAA
- a CDS encoding ATP-binding protein, whose amino-acid sequence MFQVINQRYLKTSIVITTNRPVGAWGEILGDTTVAAAMLDRLLHRSVVVTLDGASYRLRNHHAAAEQLRRVTTGTNLR is encoded by the coding sequence TTGTTCCAGGTCATCAACCAGCGGTACTTGAAGACCTCGATCGTGATCACCACGAACCGGCCCGTCGGGGCTTGGGGCGAGATCCTCGGCGACACGACCGTCGCCGCCGCGATGCTCGACCGGCTCCTCCACCGATCCGTCGTCGTCACCCTCGACGGAGCCTCCTACCGGCTCCGAAACCACCACGCCGCAGCCGAGCAACTCCGCCGCGTCACCACCGGCACAAACCTGCGCTAA
- a CDS encoding TIGR04255 family protein produces the protein MGIEFSPLPVSNLDLLRFADHWSEKYPELTEVPALEPSQAPGQPGPQLTLQLSASVPPVRYWLTSTDGQYLVQLQRDRLLVNWRRTVEGNEYPGFEELRGRFEEQLSSLVRDIGKGETASIVVSSVEYTYFNRVVHDGRPSAVFRHLAEPSSELPGELLAMRFQEIRLLSETDGTRGQLTISSEPERDDNRTNELFTVSTRWFPEALSAGARLGELIDRSHEVSRAAFVAITTAEKQKEWGRS, from the coding sequence GTGGGCATCGAGTTCTCGCCATTGCCCGTTAGCAATCTCGATCTCCTTCGGTTCGCGGACCACTGGTCCGAAAAATATCCAGAGCTGACCGAAGTTCCCGCACTGGAACCAAGCCAAGCGCCGGGACAGCCGGGTCCGCAGCTCACCCTTCAGCTATCCGCCTCAGTGCCGCCTGTCCGATACTGGCTGACAAGTACTGACGGGCAGTACCTTGTGCAGCTCCAACGCGATCGCCTTCTGGTCAACTGGCGGCGCACCGTCGAGGGCAACGAGTACCCGGGATTCGAAGAACTTCGAGGTCGGTTTGAAGAGCAGCTTTCCAGTCTCGTCCGCGACATCGGGAAGGGTGAGACCGCATCGATCGTTGTCTCAAGTGTTGAGTACACCTATTTCAATCGGGTTGTCCATGATGGGCGTCCCAGTGCGGTGTTCAGGCATCTCGCCGAACCCAGTTCGGAACTCCCCGGCGAACTGCTCGCTATGAGATTTCAGGAGATACGACTCCTAAGTGAGACTGACGGAACTCGAGGGCAGCTGACGATTTCGAGCGAGCCAGAGCGAGACGATAACCGGACGAATGAACTATTCACTGTGAGTACACGTTGGTTCCCTGAGGCATTGTCGGCTGGAGCTAGGCTCGGAGAACTTATCGATCGATCGCATGAGGTGTCCCGCGCCGCGTTCGTCGCGATTACGACAGCCGAGAAGCAGAAGGAATGGGGGAGAAGTTGA